A genomic window from Chrysoperla carnea chromosome 3, inChrCarn1.1, whole genome shotgun sequence includes:
- the LOC123296333 gene encoding zinc finger protein 701-like, protein MDYDYGEMCKEFYSNNGEIDEDIDEKQTKLEQKLHSELILEDEELFSSNDENIDDKDILKKIKIEKELHSELIIKDEDEISERSDSENNEKNSENNENFTTTESLIGHKRRSHNRSKLVRQVQTRKKTYSSFVYKSYVRQHKRIHTEEKRYSCEICNKKFTAKEKGNFIVHKRRHTGEKPYACEKCDKTFVSAGDLIGHKLIHTEEKSYKSFTFKSHLFHHKHIHTREKPFSCEICDQKFTTNLILSRHKRVHTAEEYFNCDVCGKIFFSKSHLTTHKRIHTGERPYSCTVCNKKFIQTSSLKKHKQIHTRNGEEIEKSLSCNICNKKLSKKINLMKHKRLHTKQTPYACEREDCDQIFTNKQELYDHEHQNVLILINK, encoded by the exons ATGGATTatg ATTATGGTGAAATGTGCaaagaattttattcaaataatggtGAAATCGATGAAGATATtgatgaaaaacaaacaaaacttgaacaaaaattacattCCGAATTAATTTTGGAGGATGAAGAATTGTTTTCAAGTAATGATGAGAATATTGATGATAAAgacatattgaaaaaaattaaaattgagaaaGAATTACATtcagaattaattataaaagatgAAGATGAAATATCTGAACGAAGTGACTCAgagaataatgaaaaaaactcagagaataatgaaaatttcacaaCTACTGAGTCATTAATTGGTCACAAACGACGTAGCCACAATCGAAGCAAATTAGTTCGACAAGTTCAAACAAGGAAAAAAACTtattcat caTTCGTTTATAAAAGTTATGTTCGTCAACATAAACGAATCCATACAGAAGAAAAACGttattcatgtgaaatttgtaataaaaaatttactgcaaAAG aaaaaggaaattttattgTACATAAACGAAGACATACGGGAGAAAAACCATATGCATGTGAAAAGTGTGATAAAACATTCGTTAGTGCAGGTGATTTAATTGGACATAAATTAATTCATACCGAGGAAAAATCATAT aaatcatttacatttaaaagccATTTATTCCATCATAAACATATACATACtagagaaaaaccattttcttgtgaaatttgtgatcaaaaatttactacgaatttaattttatcgagACATAAACGAGTTCATACAGcagaagaatattttaattgtgatgtttgtggtaaaatatttttttctaaaagtcaTTTAACTacacataaacgaattcacacGGGTGAAAGACCTTATTCGTGTACagtgtgtaataaaaaatttatacaaacaagttccttaaaaaaacataaacaaattcatACTAGGAATGGAgaagaaatagaaaaatcattatcgtgtaatatatgtaataaaaaattgagtaaaaaaattaatttaatgaaacataAACGACTTCATACTAAACAAACACCATATGCGTGTGAACGTGAAGATTGCGaccaaatatttacaaataaacagGAATTGTATGATCATGAACATCAAAAtgttcttattttaattaataaataa
- the LOC123296591 gene encoding uncharacterized protein LOC123296591 codes for MGKWKRDPKVPYPSVWREYQVKSKTSDEIYNFQIQDATIDILPDMIDHMLKYYWADEPVAECFDVINDAESKPYLEGFYSEIVNAKTPLVCFKIENDGSKQLVGCNMTLAMEPEDSYSDIPTSPLLKDYISVFLEADKKINEFEKFGVSVCLKAVGLAINRKYRGLGLATEILKARTEFCKALKIPLTTTQFTSGGSQAAARKAGFIFLEETKYADIHKVLPHLPLANIKHPVTQLWYKTIDLN; via the exons atgggtaaatGGAAAAGAGATCCAAAAGTTCCATATCCATCTGTATGGCGAGAATATCAAGTAAAATCCAAAACTAgtgatgaaatttataattttcaaattcaagatGCCACCATTGATATTCTACCAGACATGATAGATCATATGCTCAAGTATTATTGGGCTGATGAACCGGTTGCAGAATGTTTTg atgttaTAAATGATGCTGAAAGCAAGCCATATCTAGAAGGATTCTATTCTGAAATAGTTAATGCGAAAACTCCTttggtttgttttaaaattgaaaacgatGGATCGAAACAATTGGTTGGATGTAATATGACCCTTGCCATGGAACCAGAAGATTCGTATTCAGATATT CCAACGTCACCATTACTTAAAGACTACATCAGTGTATTTTTGGAagctgataaaaaaattaatgaatttgaaaaatttggcgTATCAGTATGTTTAAAAGCAGTTGGTTTGGCTATTAACAGAAAATATCGTGGTTTAGGTCTTGCAACAGAAATCTTAAAAGCAAG gacTGAATTTTGTAAAGCGTTAAAAATTCCTTTAACCACTACACAATTTACAAGCGGAGGAAGTCAAGCTGCAGCTCGTAAAGcaggttttatatttttagaagaaACAAAATATGCAGATATTCATAAAGTATTGCCACATTTACCTTTGGCAAATATAAAACATCCTGTTACACAACTTTGGTATAAAactattgatttaaattaa